The Triticum aestivum cultivar Chinese Spring chromosome 3A, IWGSC CS RefSeq v2.1, whole genome shotgun sequence genome includes a region encoding these proteins:
- the LOC123058044 gene encoding uncharacterized acetyltransferase At3g50280, translating to MPPPSPVCVVSSRTVKPPARPRERIPLATWDVSMINANYIQKGLLFPAPPPPFSTGAAVTSHLADALAEALGGDYYPVAGRFVTDRHRDDSGAVVGCSVSIDCDGQGVEVVHAVADGVAAADVVPPDADVPSVVEDLFTLNDAINYDGHELPLFAAQVTELADGGVFVGFVCNHALADGTAFWNFLKALAEISRARLAPPGDPQLPTSSPRPMFERWSPDGGTAAPVVLPCKDLPELIERPARVPLRGRVLHFTAESMAALKEQAREELLAAGDAAGAAALTRYQGLTSLIWRCITRARRLAPDDETAFRGAANNRGRLRPALPAEYFGNSLYAVSTEPVRVSELLARGGHGRGAAAVGRAVAANTDASIRARVAAWTAEPVVTVRLTMMGGSPWFDAYGCDFGWGKPTAVRSGRANKNDGRTVLYPGREGGGSVDAEVSLSPEHMAALELDDELRAAVSSSRANFVSL from the coding sequence atgccgccgccgtcgcccgtgtGCGTGGTGTCGTCGCGCACGGTGAAGCCGCCGGCTCGGCCGCGGGAGCGCATCCCGCTCGCCACATGGGACGTCTCCATGATAAACGCCAACTACATCCAGAAGGGCCTCCTGTTCCCCGCTCCCCCGCCGCCCTTCTCCACCGGCGCCGCCGTCACCAGCCAcctcgccgacgccctcgccgAAGCCCTCGGGGGCGACTACTACCCTGTCGCCGGACGCTTCGTCACCGACCGCCACCGCGATGACAGCGGGGCCGTTGTTGGGTGCTCGGTCTCTATTGACTGTGACGGCCAGGGCGTCGAGGTCGTCCACGCCGTCGCAGACGGCGtcgcggcggccgacgttgtcccTCCCGACGCCGACGTTCCGAGTGTCGTCGAGGACCTTTTCACGCTCAACGACGCAATCAACTACGACGGCCACGAGCTCCCCCTCTTCGCCGCCCAGGTCACCGAGCTCGCGGACGGCGGCGTCTTCGTCGGCTTCGTCTGCAACCATGCGCTCGCCGACGGCACGGCCTTCTGGAACTTCCTCAAAGCGCTGGCCGAGATATCGCGCGCCAGGCTCGCGCCTCCGGGGGATCCGCAGTTGCCGACGTCGTCGCCCCGGCCCATGTTCGAGCGCTGGTCGCCCGACGGCGGCAcggcagcgccggtcgtgctgccgtGCAAGGACCTGCCGGAGCTCATCGAGAGACCGGCGCGGGTGCCGCTCCGCGGGCGCGTGCTGCACTTCACGGCGGAGTCGATGGCGGCGCTCAAGGAACAGGCCCGCGAAGAGCTCCTAGCTGCCGGGGACGCGGCGGGCGCGGCCGCCCTGACGCGGTACCAGGGCCTGACCTCGCTCATTTGGCGGTGCATCACCCGCGCCCGGCGGCTGGCCCCGGACGACGAGACGGCGTTCCGCGGGGCTGCCAACAACCGCGGGCGGCTCCGGCCGGCGCTGCCGGCGGAGTACTTCGGCAACAGCCTCTACGCCGTCAGCACGGAGCCCGTGCGCGTGTCGGAGCTGCTGGCGCGCGGCGGGCACGGGCGGGGGGCGGCGGCCGTGGGCCGCGCGGTGGCGGCGAACACGGACGCGTCCATCCGGGCGCGCGTGGCCGCGTGGACGGCGGAGCCCGTGGTGACGGTGCGGCTGACGATGATGGGGggctcgccgtggttcgacgcgtACGGGTGCGACTTCGGGTGGGGGAAGCCGACGGCGGTGCGGAGCGGGAGGGCGAACAAGAACGACGGGAGGACGGTGCTGTACCCCGGGCGGGAGGGCGGAGGCAGCGTGGACGCCGAGGTGTCGCTGTCACCCGAGCACATGGCGGCGCTCGAGCTG